TTGTGCACGGGCAACGGGGTGATTCCCCTCTTGTTGAGCCGGCGAACAAAAGGGACGATCATCGGCATCGAAATTCAAGAACGGCTTTGCGACATGGCGAGGCGAAGCGTGCAATACAACGGGCTTGAAGGACAAATCGAGATCATACACGGCGACATTAAAGAAGCGCCGCAACGGATCGGTTACAGCCGGTACGATGTCGTCACGTGCAACCCCCCGTATTTTCCGGCAGTCGGCAAAGACGAACTGAGCAAAAATGAACATATCGCCATCGCCCGCCATGAAATTTATTGCACCCTAGAGGATGTGATTCGAGTCAGCAGCCAGCTGTTGAAGCAAGGAGGGAAGGCGGCGTTCGTCCACCGGCCCGGGGCGGCTGCTTGATCTTGTGACGCTCATGCGCCAATACCGTCTTGAGCCGAAACGGCTCCGCTTTGTGTACCCGAAAGAGGGCAAAGAGGCGAACATGATTTTAATTGAAGGGACAAAAGACGCAAGCCCGGACTTAAAAGTGTTGCCTCCGCTTGTCGTGTATAATGAGAATAACGAATATACTGAGGAGACGAAGCGGATCTTATATGGCATTATTTCATCTTAAAGGGGCGGAACAAGGATGCTTTGGCAGCAAAAAAGTTTTACCGAACAAACGGAGCAAGGGACACTGTACATCGTGCCGACGCCGATCGGCAATTTGGAGGATATGACGTTTCGTGCGGTTAGGACGCTTCAGGAAGCTGACGTCATCGCCGCCGAGGACACAAGGCAGACGAAAAAGCTGCTCGCCCATTTCGGCATTCATACGCCGCTCGTCAGCTACCATGAGCATAATAAATACGCGAGCGGCCGGCAGCTTGTCGAATGGCTGAAGGAAGGAAAAACGGTGGCATTGGTGAGCGACGCCGGGATGCCCGGCATTTCCGATCCGGGTTATGAGCTTATTGTTGCGGCGCTTGCCGAGCGCTGCCGCGTCGTCCCTCTTCCTGGAGCGAACGCGGCATTGACAGCGCTTGTCGCCTCCGGGCTGCCCACGGACCGCTTTTTGTTTGTCGGCTTTTTGGAACGGGCGAAAAAAGAGAAAAAAGAGCAGCTGCTGTCATTAAAAACAGCGGCGGAGACGTTAATTTTTTATGAGGCGCCCCACCGCTTGAAAGAAACGCTCGCTCTTATGTATGATATATTCGGCAATCGGCGCATCGCTCTTGGCCGCGAGTTGACGAAACGGTTTGAGGAGTTCATCCGCGGCGATTTAAGCGATGCGGTCGCCTGGGCGGAAGAACATGACACCCGCGGTGAATTTTGCCTCATTGTCGAAGGGGCGCGAGACGGGAATAAACAAGAGCAAGAGGGAGAGGAATGGTGGCAGCCGCTTTCGCTTGTCGAACATGTCGATTATTATATTCGCGAGCACAGCCTTTCCGTCAAGGAGGCGGTGAAACAGGCGGCCAGTGATCGAAATATGTCGAAACGCGACGTTTATCGGCAGTATCATCAACAGCAAGAAGAAGAAAAAAAAGAGTTTCTCTGAAGCCAGAGAAACTTTTTTATTCTTTTTCTTTGTCTGTTGCTGCTTCTAGATGCTGTTGGATCTCCTGCAGCAAAATTTCTGCGCCTTCGCGGCTTAAAATGATTTTGCCGCCGGCCAGTTTGAAGTTGTCGTCCGACACTTCGCCGGTGACGACACACGTCATGTTCGGCTTATACTTTTTCAAAATGATGCGGTCATCGTCAACATAAATTTCCAACGCATCTTTTTCGTTAATATCCAACGTACGTCGCAGCTCAATTGGAATGACGACGCGGCCTAACTCATCGACTTTACGCACGATCCCTGTCGATTTCATCGTCGATTCTCCTCTCCGCAAAAAAGTTTTTTGTCGTTTATTCGTCAATATTCGACAAATTTCCTACAACCTAATCATATCAGTGTTTCCATTAAGCGTCAATCCTTTAATATGTAAAATTTAAAAAAAATGTATATTGTTATTTCAAAAAAAGTTTGTTTAGAAAGAAAGGAGAAAACGAATGAATTTGCCCATCTAAACTCTATCCTTGTATAACAAATTCGCAGCGATGGCTGAAAACGCGGCCGTATTTTTGCCGGTTTGGGTATATTTTTTCAGCCCACGAGAAATAGATGTTTTTGTAGAATGAAAAAATTATGTAAAATAGAAGTAACGCCGCTCTCGTCGCCGGACGGGGGCTTTTGTGCTCAACAGTACGAGGGAGGGCCTAACCGATGGAGAAAAAAACGTTTTATTTGACGACGCCGATTTATTACCCGAGCGACCGCCTGCATATCGGTCATGCTTACACAACGGTGGCGGGGGACGCCATGGCTCGCTATAAACGGATGCGCGGCTACGATGTCATGTATTTGACCGGCACCGATGAGCATGGGCAAAAAATTCAGCGCAAGGCGGAAGAAAAAGGAGTAACGCCGCAGCAATACGTCGATGAGATCGTCGCTGGCATTCAGGAGCTATGGAAGAAGCTCGACATTTCCTACGACGATTTTATTCGCACAACGCAGGAGCGGCATAAAAAAGTCGTCGAACAAATTTTTACCCGTCTTGTCGAACAAGGCGATATTTATTTGGGCGAATATGAAGGCTGGTATTGTACGCCGTGCGAATCGTTTTACACTGAGCGGCAGCTTGTGGACGGCAACTGTCCGGACTGCGGCCGGCCTGTTGAGAAAGTGAAAGAAGAGTCCTATTTCTTCCGGATGAGCAAATATGTCGACCGCTTGTTGCAATA
Above is a window of Geobacillus thermoleovorans DNA encoding:
- the rsmI gene encoding 16S rRNA (cytidine(1402)-2'-O)-methyltransferase is translated as MLWQQKSFTEQTEQGTLYIVPTPIGNLEDMTFRAVRTLQEADVIAAEDTRQTKKLLAHFGIHTPLVSYHEHNKYASGRQLVEWLKEGKTVALVSDAGMPGISDPGYELIVAALAERCRVVPLPGANAALTALVASGLPTDRFLFVGFLERAKKEKKEQLLSLKTAAETLIFYEAPHRLKETLALMYDIFGNRRIALGRELTKRFEEFIRGDLSDAVAWAEEHDTRGEFCLIVEGARDGNKQEQEGEEWWQPLSLVEHVDYYIREHSLSVKEAVKQAASDRNMSKRDVYRQYHQQQEEEKKEFL
- a CDS encoding AbrB/MazE/SpoVT family DNA-binding domain-containing protein, translating into MKSTGIVRKVDELGRVVIPIELRRTLDINEKDALEIYVDDDRIILKKYKPNMTCVVTGEVSDDNFKLAGGKIILSREGAEILLQEIQQHLEAATDKEKE